The following are encoded together in the Methanosarcina flavescens genome:
- a CDS encoding aspartate kinase, translating to MKIVMKFGGTSIGDGKKIRHVAQLLKRYHEEGNQIVVVTSALGGVTDGLLENALFASTKGKIALVKEFKTEITNKHHEAVKDAIDDPTVAKEVIQTLDLRIDELEKALIGICYLGELTPRSIDYICSYGERLAAPIVSGAIRSLGISSTEFTGGEAGIITSSDYGNARPLEKTYELVKKRLECRLGSQIIVVTGFIGENEDGIITTLGRSGSDFSASILGAALKADEIWLWKEVSGIMTTDPRIVPEARTIPQISYAEAMELSYFGANVLHPRTIEPAMREHIPVRVKNTFEPELPGTLVVAEKFQCRHVVKAVSLIKNVALINIAGAEMAGAVGTVARLFTALARAGVNVVMISQGSSESNISFVVSETHLEPALKALHEEFNREIVKEITSDRNVCVVAVVGAGMAGTPGVAKRVFGALGNSMINIIMISQGSSQYNISFVVREDDAFAAVKTLHDEFELYNGNGIEKQL from the coding sequence ATGAAAATTGTAATGAAATTTGGAGGAACTTCTATTGGGGACGGGAAAAAAATCCGTCATGTTGCCCAGCTCTTGAAAAGGTATCATGAGGAAGGCAACCAGATTGTGGTAGTAACCTCGGCGCTCGGTGGAGTGACTGATGGGCTTCTGGAAAATGCACTTTTTGCCTCAACAAAAGGCAAAATAGCCCTTGTGAAGGAGTTTAAAACAGAAATCACAAATAAACACCACGAAGCCGTGAAGGATGCCATTGATGACCCAACCGTCGCAAAAGAAGTTATCCAGACTCTTGACCTCCGCATTGACGAGCTTGAAAAAGCCCTGATCGGGATCTGCTATCTTGGTGAGCTTACACCAAGGTCAATTGACTACATCTGCTCTTATGGAGAACGGCTAGCTGCTCCAATCGTTTCAGGAGCTATCCGTTCCCTTGGAATTTCATCAACCGAATTCACAGGTGGAGAAGCAGGGATTATAACCTCATCAGATTACGGAAATGCCAGGCCCCTTGAAAAAACCTACGAACTTGTGAAAAAGAGACTTGAATGCAGACTCGGATCCCAGATTATAGTGGTTACAGGATTTATAGGAGAAAATGAGGACGGGATCATTACCACACTGGGAAGAAGCGGGTCTGATTTCTCAGCTTCTATCCTTGGTGCAGCCCTGAAAGCCGATGAGATCTGGCTCTGGAAAGAAGTGAGCGGAATCATGACTACCGACCCGAGGATCGTACCAGAAGCAAGGACTATCCCTCAAATTTCTTACGCCGAAGCCATGGAACTTTCTTATTTTGGAGCAAACGTACTGCACCCGCGCACGATTGAACCCGCTATGCGTGAACATATTCCTGTGCGGGTTAAGAATACTTTTGAACCTGAGTTACCTGGCACACTCGTGGTTGCGGAAAAGTTTCAGTGTCGGCACGTTGTGAAAGCTGTAAGCCTGATCAAAAACGTAGCTCTCATCAATATTGCAGGCGCAGAGATGGCAGGAGCAGTCGGAACTGTAGCCAGGCTCTTTACAGCACTTGCGAGGGCAGGCGTTAATGTAGTTATGATCAGCCAGGGATCTTCCGAATCCAATATTTCTTTCGTGGTCAGTGAGACACATTTAGAGCCCGCTTTAAAAGCTCTCCATGAAGAATTCAACCGGGAAATCGTAAAAGAGATCACTTCGGACAGAAACGTTTGCGTGGTTGCAGTCGTAGGCGCAGGTATGGCAGGGACTCCAGGCGTAGCAAAGCGGGTCTTCGGAGCGCTTGGAAATTCTATGATTAATATTATCATGATCAGCCAGGGATCTTCTCAGTACAATATCTCTTTTGTTGTGCGGGAAGATGATGCATTTGCCGCAGTCAAGACCCTACACGATGAATTCGAATTATATAACGGAAATGGAATTGAAAAACAGCTTTAA